Proteins from a genomic interval of Lolium perenne isolate Kyuss_39 chromosome 1, Kyuss_2.0, whole genome shotgun sequence:
- the LOC139832365 gene encoding uncharacterized protein, with protein MEAAGELIRACDDMLAEVRQRLVQAQQVAKHYYDGRHREVEYAVGDWVWLRLLQRSHQSLDPRAKRKLGPRYAGPFVILERIGTLAYRLQLPDGARIHDVFHVGLLKPYRGTPPVTTPPLPPTAEGRLLPSRAKVLRAQLRRDIWHLLVQWEGLPAEEATWEPHEAFQQHYPDYQLEDELFAQAGRDVMTGLVYRRRGPTGHA; from the coding sequence ATGGAGGCCGCTGGCGAGCTCATCCGCGCCTGCGATGACATGCTAGCCGAGGTGCGGCAGCGTCTTGTCCAGGCTCAGCAGGTCGCCAAGCACTACTATGACGGCCGCCACCGCGAGGTGGAGTACGcggtgggtgactgggtgtggttGCGTTTGCTACAGCGCTCTCACCAGTCTCTCGACCCGCGGGCAAAGCGCAAGCTTGGTCCGCGTTATGCGGGGCCCTTCGTCATCTTGGAGCGGATTGGGACCTTGGCGTACCGCCTTCAGTTGCCTGATGGGGCGCGCATTCACGACGTCTTCCACGTGGGGCTGCTGAAGCCCTACCGCGGCACGCCGCCGGTCACCACTCCACCGCTTCCACCGACGGCCGAGGGCCGTTTACTTCCCAGCCGGGCGAAGGTGTTGCGCGCCCAGCTACGTcgtgatatttggcacttgttgGTGCAGTGGGAGGGCCTTCCTGCTGAGGAAGCGACTTGGGAGCCACATGAGGCGTTCCAGCAGCATTATCCAGACTACCAGCTCGAGGACGAGTTGTTTGCGcaggcggggagagatgttatgacCGGGCTGGTCTACCGCCGGAGGGGGCCCACCGGCCATGCttag